The genomic region aattttatattcttattttagttCTGCACAATAgagatgtataaattataatataaaataatagtaataataatatatactttaatggGTAGATCAATCAATTTTATCGAATATTTGCAATCTCTCATAATATCCTGAAGAACTTCCATAAAACGCTTGGATAGCTTTCTCTGTATAAAAAGCCCAGTTTGTGTATCtgcaacaaaaaaacattttaaatttgaaaatatagtttaaatagattttttctacgcgcgcgcgcacacacaaatTCGTTATGGGATAAATGTTCTGTAGATATAAATAACGTACCACTCATATCGAGGTTAATTGTAATTTCACTGGCGTTAAGATCGGAATCACTCGTGTGAAGTTGATATTGTATTCGGTTTTGCAGACCTTTGGAAAAGTTTTGATTAAAGTGCATTACACCACAGAGTTTTCCATTTTGTACATCACGTTTCGCTTCAGATGAGTCGTGATAATATTCCTGAAAGCAAAGTATTGATAAGAATCATTtagatttgattattatttttattctttcttaaaCCTAGAGTTCTACTATGGGTAAATTTTCACTCAGatgctaattcaagtttagtacagctttgattaaaattttgatatcttaaaataataatattttgtttattaaaatagagTCAGTTGTTTTAATATCTTACAACCTGAAAATAaacgaaaagtataaaaaacttaattttgcgAATGAATATTCACCcagaataatgtaaaaaggcATGAATAGCACACTCTagtgttaatttatattacaaaacaaAACTTCTTAGTTCATTTAGGAATAAATCCGTGGGAGAAAcactaaaaaacaaaaatttattttaatcatatacATATCGACTACGTTAATCTTTAAGTCACCTTTATCGCGATAGAATCATTAAAATGATACAGAAATCTGCAGCTGAGATTATTAAAGATGGAGATGCTTTCGTTGTTCCAAACATTGCCAATATTGCTGCCTAAATCACAATTGCCAGCTTCTTCGTTGATTATACCAATTTTGATACCCTTCAGATCTCCGCCAACAGCAAAAGAGAATGCGATGAATGGATAGAATTAATAAGAAGAAATAGTGGAAAACGAGGCCTCTGGAAGAacatattatttacaacaaattaaatataagatagGCAGAGacggtcatagcaagatctttatgatgaaataatgtttcaaatgtttttatttatttcaagctGCGTGCAattactttcggtttcaaacacagctcttgaaaataaaacataattaaattgaaaatcaactTATTAATACTACTAATTtgcatttctaaaattttcttacaccgaaaaaagtaaaaaaatcttttcgtTGCGAAAAAATTGCCATGTCCATGGTTTGAACCTGGTTCCGCCAACTCTCCGAAAATGGTTTAACCAGTTCGATCATCGAGGCACtcgataatatttttcacaatgaGTGTTATTCAAAGAATGTCTTTAAAGACTGACGTGTAAAGCCGTATAGATTCAAGATTGCAAATTATATACTCGTTGTTgccttatatttaatttgttgtatacaatTCGCGATCTTGAATCAATATTGGAAAACTCTGTGGTGTAATGCACTTTAATCAAAACTTTTCCAAAGGTCTGCAAAACCGAATACAATATCAACTTCACACGAGTGATTCCGATCTTAACGCCAGTGAAATTACAATTAACCTCGATATGAGTGGTACGTTATTTATATCTACAGAACATTTATCCCATAACGAatttgtgtgtgcgcgcgcgcgtagaaaaaatctatttaaactatattttcaaatttaaaatgtttttttgttgcaGATACACAAACTGGGCTTTTTATACAGAGAAAGCTATCCAAGCGTTTTATGGAAGTTCTTCAGGATATTATGAGAGATTGCAAATATTCGATAAAATTGATTGATCTACccattaaagtatatattattattactattattttatattataatttatacatctcTATTGTGCAGaactaaaataagaatataaaattccaATCCATTTTCAGTTTGAAGATCCTATTTATGGTAAAAGTGACTACAATTATAAAGATTTCGCGATACCGTCAGCCATATTAGCGTAAGCAAAAATTAGGCCgagataacaaataaaatcaattgctCTTTCTAAACTACTTTTCCTTCTGCAGATTTATCTTCTATTTGAGTGTCACAATCTCTACCGACCTGATACTCGCAGATCGGTCGGACGGTCTCTGGAACAGAAGTGCGGTCCAAGGTAATTTAGACTCTAATCTAAAATTACtctaatctaaattaattttacaactactttttatctttttatttttattgtaataatacgaATGTAAATATGCATTAGGAGTCAGGACAGAAGAAATCTTGCTATCTCACATTCTTTACCAGAGTTTAAACGCACTTATCGATACCATCCTGTTAATTCTCATATTCTTTGTTCTATTGAGTACGGATTATAATGGATCGATATTCCTCATATTCTTTGTCGTATTTCTCAGCGGCTTTTGCGGATTGATATTGGGTGAGTAGGTATTCTACATGATTCATAAAGAAAAGCACGCAGCAGCAGTTTAGAAATTGCAGGAGATTACatcaattattcattttaatattttaggttTATTTAACTCTGTTTGGTCCAAAAATCACGCCGTGGCGCATTTCTTTTCGGCTGGAAGTTTTCTCCTGCTACTAATGGTTAGCGGTAAGTCATCATTTTATCTGTTTTATGAAAATTGCTATTAtacttcaatttaatattgctaaATAGTAACAAATCGtatcgattattaaatttaatatttctgtgaatttaaatttctttatcacGCACGTACGTAGTGAtacattgcattaataatataatagcaacATAAAGAGTTTTGACAAATATTAgtgaaaattaacattaattacatGTCGCTAACGAGGGGTCAACCACTAGTGGGAATCATTGTACAtttctctataaatatattgcGGCAGTACAGAAATAAAACAGGCAATACTAGTAATACGCGCAATACATTAACAATACGTAGCAATAGATGGCAATACGTAGCAATAGATGGCAATACATAGCAATACATTAACAATACGTAGCAATACGTTAGCAATAACTTTGCAATAAATgacaatatttgagtaaattgtataaatatcagATTAATGCAGTATTTCTATAGTAGTGTACGGTAATAAAAGAAGTGCAAGGAGTGAAACGCCAAAAAGATAAACAATAACCTAAAAAACGTCTGCAAACACGAACGCGCACAAACACGAGCGACGAGTTTcctttggaaataaaaattactatctatattttgtaacaaaaatgtgAGTATTCATCAGCCAGACAGACCTATATCGCAAATGATTAGGGTAAATTGGGGTATTATGGCCATACGGAAAAGGTGGCCATAGTCTGTAATTTCTCCAgtaattgctaaatagtgcatttttatagtcattctgaaagataatcaatatttacagtagTTTATATACGTACACTATTCGAAACaatcttattctgaatattatataatacttttacttgTAACTACCTGCAAAATTTTGCATGTGTCCTGCTAtaacgtcgaataaattactgttaagccatcataatcaacgttacgtatataataaaggaagctaaattgtaacatgacttataatttgtgctcttattttcactatttatttaaatacaccatgattatctttttcttacaattcggccaagatggcccactttgttttttcatatattgttttttttttaaattataaaaatctgtttttttccttactttaaaagaattataattgttacgttattattgcaatatcaacttttaaaaattttcatgttactattgcagtataattataactaaatcatatataattatatatatttaagatatatgtatatacgtgtttatagtaaatgtataaaattataagttttatttatcactttagaaaatattattatactttcatttttaacatgaaacgtgtatagccaactgtcccataatactatggccatcttttccttaaaattttgataagatggccaatgcatatgttataatattttgttaatatttgatttctaataaatgttttctctttaaattcaataatattattaactttaagattcagtgaagtgatatgtcaaacattattaaaaaaataataaaaataaaaatgcgttttttgcattttgaaaaacaatggcCATCTTACCCAAGTTTATTCTACGAAAGAATACGTTCGTTTCTTTGACACACAGTTAAGTAcgatttactaaaaaaattctatcTACTTTTTTCGATCtccaataaaatatacatttgtaataaaaaataatttttattatcgagATTATATATTTCAGATTTAAAATGGAAGCTGAAAACTTTATTGAtaaactgttaaataattatcatacaaaattaccaagttatataaaattacttttaaattatgcaggctatgataatattatatcgATTTCGAAAATAGATGATGCTTCTATAGCGGAATTAGAAAAGTTCGCAAAAGAAGATTTAACTaaacttttaaatgaattagTGGAATTATTTATCATGGCAAAATATATCATCGAAATCCATCACTTTTCAAGATTCTTGATGGTTAGGTTACAAGAAACTACTGTTACATTTAAAGGAAATCTGTGTCAAGGaagttgaaaatatttcaaataaattttgtataaaatgtaatgagAAAAATAGTACTcgtgaaggaaaaaaagaaaagagccaaaagaaaagaaactttcGCATGACATGCAAAGAGAAGCAGAGGaagtaataattgaaaatgacaaagaaaataaaacagataATGCTAAAGAATACGTAGAAAATTTggctaaaaaatatgttaaaagatGTATTGATGAGTACTGTGAAGAACATATTGAagactttatttaaaaaattgataatttaaaggTCACAATggataatgaaaattattatgcaaaaattaaatgctGCTTCTGCGATTTTATTTCCACAGGATATTCGGTAAAAAATTCTGGAATTGGAAGAAAATGgatattatctaattttaataagcacattttaattcatatgaaaaatagaagaaacaaaaaacagagaaaagaaaacaaaccTAACAATACTTTACTTTCatttataaaagtacaaaataacaATTCTTTTGCAAGTTCACTTCCAAGTTCACTTCCGAGTTCAACTCaaagcgaaaataaaattcaaaataacataaatattttatctgaaattactGTTACTAATAGTTTGGCCAACACTAATGCCAATACTATTCAAAATGCGGAAATTTATATTTCGCCAAATATAAATCCCATAgaattaaatgcattttcttTGACAAACAGCTCGAAAACAACCTGAGTTACAACCATTATGTCCAAGTGTAACCGATTGCAGTGAAACTtctaatttattagaattatcgGATTTTTACGAACGCAGAATTATTGAAGAGGCTAATAATTCTGCAACGTTAAATAATGAGCCTCAACTACAAATGGAAAAGAATGCAAAAGTAGATGTCATGAGTAGACAACAacgaaaactaaaaaaatttgaagcatTTGATGAATCCCAGACtaaaattacagattattttcttaaaactattacaaaaattattgaagacCATCCTGATTTACAAAATACTTTGTTAAGTATCGCTAATACAGAAAATACAagcaattttgcaaatataagtTCATTCTTAGAATGTTTAAAAGATACGGCAATGAAGAATATCAAACGCAAGAAACATGGAAACAAATTTACTAGCCctttaaaactttttagtttatatattttcattgttgGTGGTCGTGTGCTCTATGAACTTTTACATGCGAATCTACAAAGTATATTACCATCAATTACAACAATTAACAGATTAATAGATAAGGAAAGTAATATAGTCAATGGAATAGTtcgattaaaagaattaaaattgttcttaataaaacgaaattatcctttaaatgtatttatttctgAACATCAAACCGCAATAATTAAGAACATAGCATATGATTCTAAAAGTAATCAAATGATTGGCTTTGTGTCTTCATGTAAAAAGAATGGATttcccaaaaataatttttatgtaaattctgTAAAAGACATTGAAAATGCCTTTTCAAAATATGTTGTTGGCTGTAATGCCTATGTGTACATGGCTCAACCGCTTATTGATAACGCACCAGCATTTTGTTTAACAGTTTTTGCAAGTGATGATAATAGATTTAATCATAATGACGTCTTAGCTAGATGGACGTTCTTAAAAAATGAACTTGAAAAACTTGATATACAAATAACTGGATTTTCAAATGACGGTGATACAAGGTGCTTAAAAGACATGAGAATATGGTCTAAAATTCCTTTATTGTCTAAAAATCCATATTCTCCTTACTTTCAGGTGAGTAATTCattcatttctatttttttcaagcaagttgttaaattaacaatgtTGTCAATTAGAATCAATCAAATTTCTGTTTCAAATTGCAAATATAGAACAATagaataatttgttatattaataatattactatttaactATACTAATATATAACTAATTTaacaactttaattaaaaaataatgtaacaacctgtgcgaattattttaattatttattttagatagaatttgatataaaaaaaccaGTATGTATTCAAGACACAGTTCATAttggaacaaaaataaaaacaagatttttaaaacCGAATGTATTTTTACCGATGGGCTCAAAAATTGTCTCTCCAGAAcatgtgaaaaaattaataaagcaattttctaaagataaacatttattatgtgACAGTGATCTTGAACGTatgtttaatttagtttaattaatatatgaaatattgtattatttatctaaaattctaaaaattatttttcagcaaaagATAAGATGAATTTTGAtgcagttaaaaaattatgtgcgCCTCGAGTAACGGAATTATTATCTGCTATTCCAAATAGCCAGAGtaacaatttcttattttaattaaacgtatattaaattcttttttaaataaaaaattaaaaattgaagagcGCATATATTCCATGTGGcacgcaacattttttttaagattgtgGAGAAGGTGGTTACAAGAAAATAACTACagtattgataaaaatgttataacttctAATGCTTACACGTCCATAGAATTAAATGCACAtggtttattaatattgattgaaaaattacgAGAAAATAATCAGTTTACACCTTGGTTATGTAGCAGTCAAccatgtgaaaaaattttcagaCAAATAAAATCCATGACATCTACTTTCTCAACaataactaattttaatttattgagcATTTTGAGACATTTAAATCGAGTGCAACTTTTAAACGACATAAGTACTGACTTAAGTAAGtttaattcataatattttaattaaatttatacataattataaaagttcaatttactttaataatatattcttatttcaagGCGATACATTTCTATTTCCACGAGAAGAAAATAATAGATTAGGAATTTCTTCAGATAGAACTTTAAATTCTGATGAAATTccatctacaaaaaaaattttacatattttggacACCGCTAAAAATGATGCactaaatattgcaataaaattagaaatgaaTATGAATGAAGACATAATAAAGGAAAGTTTTGAAGAGATCAACATTCGACATTTAATTGACGAAgaggaaaatgaagaagaagaggaaaataaTGATGATATTATAGAACAACAAAATGAAGATATTGTATCTGCCAGTGAAGATTTCGGAAATTTCGAAGATTTGGAAAATTTgccaaatgatattttaatatttaaaaattaaacaaaattaaatttaagagatTATACAACTAACTGTACAGAAAGTAATAAAGGTTTATTTTTAGATGTGAAcgttaatggaaaaaaatatgttgtgaGAAAATCTTCGCTCTGTTggatatatcaaaataaaaatagattgtcTAATGACAGATTATATCGAGTTCGTGGTATGAACATTGCAAATACAAATGAAAAGTCGAGTGAAAAATTGAAGATAGAATGTGAAAAATATAGGTACattagaatttttgtaaaatttttttactgctgaatattttaaacttaatattttataaaataactgtattattaattgtattattgatatttagaAAATCATCTGTCGTCAACATTCAcccaacaaaattttgttttatggtCGGAAGTCAGTCAGAGTTTTTTCCAAAAGAGCACTTTGCTTCAGATGAAGCTTGGGAGCGATTTGTAAGAGTTATGGCTgctgaaaaatctaaaaaatctgCTATCCATATGAAGttaactaaaaaagaaaaaataaatactaatataagAGAACTAATCAAAATCATGAAAGAGAAACAGTTTTCTAAAGCTGCTGAATGTTTACaggtaaatttgtaattatatgtagCAGTACAGTTTCAATATACACTTCAATCATATATTATGTAATGgaaaaattcatataattttttcctgtaatattatttaatattaataactataattaattttaattaaataattacagttaaatataagtataaatataattaatatacataaataaatataaattgtaattatatttcaatcaattgtatttttatgtttaattgtttttatataaaatgtactttGTACTATAATTGAACCATAAAGTGTGTAATTAtgagagaaatttaaatatacaatcattAGCATCATATATTACAGTCCATTGAACTATGTTAATATGCATTGTTTATTTTCACATAGGATGCAGAAATGATCGataaaccaatttttatttcacagagcttattttgtttgaaaatagtcattttaataattgcCAATAGTCACTTAgtcaataaatgttattttttaaacagatttaataaattaaattgtttgaaaactTAAACTTTCCCCattcaaatatataatcttaatgtctttatttttaagtttaatttcttattttatatatttataagtaacGGTACAGTTATAAAAACTGtacattttataagaaatattttaaaaatttaaattttaatcatttttttatattatgaaacgGTTGTGGTtaacttaaaatattcaaaaatttttataactacttttttctcttaattagGAATTACCTGAACATTTACAAGAATTGATAAttcgaataaaagaaaaataaactacGACTGCGTTTTCtgctcaattaaaaaattttgccagATCCTTACATTTTTACTCTCCAGCTGCTTATGAGTTTGTGAGACAAAGCTATCTCAAGTGTTCCCGTCAAATCTCTTAGTAATTGGTtgtcttcaaaaaattataaaccagGTATTTCTGAAGAATTAATAAGACACGTGTCAAACATGGTGAAGCAAGGATTTTAGAAAGGcaaaaagcttatttttaatgttacgaGTTGTTTTAgcttatatttaatgttacgatttttaatgtttatttgacGAAATGAACATCCATAAATGGAAACATTGAGATAAAAATGCTCATAAATGGAAAGGTGTCGTCGATTTAGGTGGACAGTTGGatgaaattgataataataatgaacttAAGATAGCTACGAAAGCATTAGTTTTTATGCTAGTCTGCATTAATGGGTCGTTTAAAACACTCATTGCACAttacttaattaattctttaacagataaagaaaaagcaatacttttaaaagatttattgataaaacttAGCCAAAGTGACATTGAAGTAGTTAGCACTACTTTTGATGGTGATAAAACACATGTAAGAGCATGTGAAGTATTAGGcgctaattttaattacaaagatAAGAACAATTTTAAACCGTACTTTAAACACCCAAATACTTTAAAACCTGTCTACGTGTTTTTTGATCCGTGTCATATGCTCAAGttagtaagaaattattttgcattaaaaggacctataatatatgataaaaaagaaagtattaGTTGGGAATACATAAAAAGGTTACACAATAAGCAAATTAGTGAGGGCTTGCACAGTGCAAGCAAAATACAAGATAGAcatgtttattttcaaaacgaaaaaatgaaagtttcaCTGGCGGCGCAAGTATTAAGTTCAAGCGTATCAAATGCATTACATTTCcttgaatttgaaattaaagataaaaactttgaaaaagcttcatttacagcaaaattttgtaaaacaataaatgatatttttgatgttttaaatgtaaagaacaaattttgtaaGACGCCAGAACGAAAAGCTATTaccaaagattttttttatcccaattcaaaacaaaaattgatggatttattgattaaattgaaaaattaaaaattgatgtaccTGTTGCGagaaaaaacaataacataacGACAACAGACaaagaaaattctataattaataataatcaagtaatacaaaaaatttgtaattcagTCCTTGAAAGCAAATCTGTTAAAACGGGGTTTCTTCGCTTTATTATTTGTCTAAAAAACTTATTTAGTCTTTGTACAGatttgatacaaaataatattgttcaatTTGTTTTAAGTTATAAACTATCTCAGGATCACGTTGAAATGTTTTTTGGTTTAATAAGAAGAATGAATggttataataataatccaaCAACAGTACAATATCAATCTGCTTACactaaattattagttaataatatgtATGTTTTAGTATCTACTTCAGCGAACTGTACTCCGCAAgacaatacattattaatttcagACGTAACTAACATTACcgaaataaaacaaacaatagCAGATAATGAAAATACATCAATTTCAAAAACTAATACggaaattcataataaaaaagaaagaaaaaaagtcccacaacaaaaacaaattagtaattttccagtttataattatttgaaaagtaatCATAGTATACTATTTGATTACAATTATTGCGGAAACGCAGGCTGGTATGTTTCTGATTATTTTGAGGAAATCGTGAAGCATATAGCTGGTTCAATAGTACattcactgaaaaaaaaattaatttgtgaaatttgtAAAGATATGTTAGAAGGTGATagtgataaatcaaaattaacaattttaaaaaattgtggtGGCTTGCATTTTCCTTCGAAATATGTCATTTTCATTTGTATGAGTGCTGAGAAAATAATACGTCAACAtacttatttattgttaaaagatataaataacaagCTTATAACAAAAACACTACAACTACTTCCTAATGCAATTTTAGATAACAATAATCATATTTTAGATCAAGAGCCTTTGTATGATCATCGACACCAATTGATTAttcttattatacaaaaatatatcgaTATTCGTTTGACACACAAAAGTAAATGCTCCAAAAATGATTCTAAAAGAATTAGAATGCATTATAATAAGCTAACGATTTTCAGTGgccaataataatatattaactgataaaaacatagataaaagttgtatactTTCTATATGTTTGATGTtaagtttataacaaataagAGTTCAagtttgaatatatattaaaaatacgtaaaatgttttattagaatattttattattataacattacaaatttttgttatgtataagcgtttatgtaaataaaaaacttcATGTGGaatgtattgttattattaatataaacattttcctCCTTTTCTCCTTTCCTCTGTTTCATGCATTatgtatctttatttaacattcaatGTTCAACAAAACTAAATGATGCATTGCAcgcatgcgtgaaacggaaaaCGCACTCCGATATATTGCTCTCCTCATCCTCCCCACTTGACTGCGAAAATCAACAGCGCATGCGCGATTAAACAAGGATGCTGAAACCCTCTcgttctctgtctctttctattAGCTCACGCATTCGTGGCTGGCTATTCCCTTCTATCTATACAACCTCTTTGGTTTACAAACGTTTCTTGTCAGTGACTTGTTCGctcgctgcg from Solenopsis invicta isolate M01_SB chromosome 7, UNIL_Sinv_3.0, whole genome shotgun sequence harbors:
- the LOC120358325 gene encoding uncharacterized protein LOC120358325 — its product is MHFNQNFSKGLQNRIQYQLHTSDSDLNASEITINLDMSDTQTGLFIQRKLSKRFMEVLQDIMRDCKYSIKLIDLPIKFEDPIYGKSDYNYKDFAIPSAILAFIFYLSVTISTDLILADRSDGLWNRSAVQGVRTEEILLSHILYQSLNALIDTILLILIFFVLLSTDYNGSIFLIFFVVFLSGFCGLILGLFNSVWSKNHAVAHFFSAGSFLLLLMVSVVYGNKRSARSETPKR
- the LOC113004486 gene encoding uncharacterized protein LOC113004486; its protein translation is MEKNAKVDVMSRQQRKLKKFEAFDESQTKITDYFLKTITKIIEDHPDLQNTLLSIANTENTSNFANISSFLECLKDTAMKNIKRKKHGNKFTSPLKLFSLYIFIVGGRVLYELLHANLQSILPSITTINRLIDKESNIVNGIVRLKELKLFLIKRNYPLNVFISEHQTAIIKNIAYDSKSNQMIGFVSSCKKNGFPKNNFYVNSVKDIENAFSKYVVGCNAYVYMAQPLIDNAPAFCLTVFASDDNRFNHNDVLARWTFLKNELEKLDIQITGFSNDGDTRCLKDMRIWSKIPLLSKNPYSPYFQIEFDIKKPVCIQDTVHIGTKIKTRFLKPNVFLPMGSKIVSPEHVKKLIKQFSKDKHLLCDSDLEPKDKMNFDAVKKLCAPRVTELLSAIPNSQSNNFLF